The following coding sequences are from one Candidatus Neomarinimicrobiota bacterium window:
- a CDS encoding DMT family transporter: MTKLQSNSKLYIAMVFAMLIWGISWPNAKIAGRYADPELLMAWRFILAAITMIPIMMYMGIKAVFPKRSLAYVIIAAVCLVIYNYNYFKGTQIGMAALGGVIVPTLSPLVTYLLVLQIFKQDIHIKEAMGIGIGILGGLTLLRVWEINLQNLFDSGNIYFILAAFLWAGVTVASQKTKDELHVLNFSLWLYIFSAIIATPFVPWDGFLSVFSFDRIFWVNFLLISVGSLGFGTTIFLLTAMKLGSEKASSFMYVVPVSAMGFSVLLLGETLPWSTMLGGGLAIVAVYLVNRK, encoded by the coding sequence TTGACAAAGCTTCAATCAAATTCCAAACTCTATATCGCCATGGTATTTGCCATGCTGATTTGGGGTATATCATGGCCAAATGCCAAGATTGCCGGCCGATACGCTGACCCAGAACTCCTCATGGCATGGCGATTCATTCTTGCCGCCATAACAATGATTCCCATTATGATGTATATGGGAATTAAAGCTGTTTTTCCAAAAAGATCACTGGCTTATGTAATTATCGCAGCTGTCTGTTTAGTGATATATAATTATAATTATTTTAAAGGTACCCAAATTGGCATGGCCGCCTTGGGCGGCGTTATCGTCCCCACCTTAAGCCCTTTGGTTACCTATTTACTTGTGCTACAGATCTTTAAACAAGACATTCATATTAAAGAAGCGATGGGGATAGGAATTGGAATTCTAGGAGGATTGACCCTACTCAGAGTATGGGAAATTAATCTACAAAATCTATTTGATTCGGGTAATATCTATTTCATCTTGGCGGCATTCCTCTGGGCCGGAGTAACTGTCGCATCCCAAAAAACAAAGGATGAACTCCACGTATTGAATTTCAGTTTATGGCTATATATCTTTTCCGCGATTATTGCTACACCATTCGTCCCCTGGGATGGATTTCTTTCTGTTTTTTCGTTCGATCGAATATTCTGGGTGAATTTTCTTCTAATTTCGGTAGGGTCACTAGGGTTTGGTACAACAATATTCCTGCTGACTGCAATGAAACTCGGATCTGAAAAAGCGTCCTCTTTTATGTATGTAGTACCCGTTAGCGCCATGGGATTTTCAGTCCTTTTGCTGGGAGAAACATTGCCATGGTCCACCATGCTTGGTGGTGGATTAGCCATTGTTGCTGTTTACTTGGTCAATCGGAAATAA